Below is a genomic region from Henckelia pumila isolate YLH828 chromosome 3, ASM3356847v2, whole genome shotgun sequence.
TGGACCGATGTTCAAAATGACATTAAAAAGTAGCATGatataaaaaagaaattaaCCGGTAACTTGCAGTTAAGAAAAAAAAGGTGACCTTACTCAAGTTTGTGTGAAAGAACAACAAGAACTGACTTTTGGTGCAATAGGGAAAAAAAGGTTAAGAGAAGGAAACAAAGGAAGTCTATAACAAAATACCTTCACTGTCCAATTTGAAGATCCTGCATACCGTTTATTTGTTCTGACCTGCATAATCAAGGAACACCTAATTTAAAGTAAAGAAAGTCTTTATAATGGGAATATTGCCAAAACCAAAAAACTTCTCATTACATCTTCAGGAACATCCTCGGGACAGTCATAAACTGCATCCAATGGGTAAACTTTTGTGATTTCCATCAAAGAACCATCTGGCAACCTATAGCATCAAATTCCAAACCATTGATCCACACAATAATAAAgtgataaatattataaaactaTAAATGATGGATATAAGAAAATTCATGCATACCCGCGGGATTCATCAAATTTGCCACGGCGTAGGCTGGTCTCAAAGATATTTAGAGCCTGAAAGATGATGTTATCATCAGGAATATAGAACATGTATGCCAAAAAAGTTCAATTAACACTCGACTATGAAAACGTAAAGCTCATATACATACAGGCACCCATGTACCAACAAGAATTTCAGCACCTGCAGCTGCAAGAGATTTTGCAATAGCCCATCCATAGCCATTATCATCAGCTACACCAGCAATAATGCCCTTTTCCCTGAATAAAGTCTAATCTATTATATGTATGCTTCCCTGTGTATGGCAATACTTCATCCGTTTCATTTCTATTTGGttttaagatttttaaaaaatttataataagtGACATACTATGATTGCCGAAGATCAATAAGCACTCTGTATACAAAAATAATTCAGGTTCTCTCTCATTCTGATTAGATGACATTGGCTTCAAATCAAGTAAACTTAGAAAACTAAGCCTTTGTATTAGCATAGTTGATGATTCTCATATATACATTATAAACAGAAAAACAAGTCCAAAACCCAGGAAGACCCAACCTCTCAGATCAATGGGCAATCCGGGCAATGGCTGTTTATCACTTGCTCCGGGCACGGCCTTTACAACTTGGCTTGCAGACTTTGACAAATTGTGGCCAAGGACTTGGGAAAATGACTTTGTCGCAGATATGTGAAACACACTTCTAAGCTTTGTCCAAGACTCGCCCTTTTTTCCATTACAAAAACAAGCGATGCTTGACCTGGAAATTCCATGAGAGGCATAAACAAAGCAAGATTTTTGTGTCACAATTTGTGTGCTCGGCCTTGGAGTTGCTGTCGCAGTCGCAGACATTTCCTTCTAAGTTCCGAGGATTCTGCTGATGGTACACTCTATTACACTCAACGAACGGAGAACAGGGAAGCAATCAACAAATACAGAGACACAATTTGGACAAACAATCTCAAACCCAATGGCCAATGACCATAAGACATGATGGAACATCAAAGTAAACGCGTCTCAAAATCAATCACACTCACACCTATCACAAAATTTTCCACCCTTAACTGTAGAAGCTGGTGAAAACAGAGTTATGATCATTTAGATCAAACACGGAAAAAATTTGCAGCCCACTAAAGATCTTGGCTTTTTAATCCCAAAAGAACAGCATTAATCCAAGAAATGAGGCTACATCATAACATTCGAACAATGGATCAAATCTACAGACACACTAGTGCGATCGGGAACCCACCTTTGTCGAAATGACAACTGCAAGAAACCTTATTATCTCTGCCTTTTCTTCCTTAATTTCGACGAAGTGCATGAATTATGCAGAAGATCACTCGTAACAATGGGTTTTAAGAGATGTTGGGTTCGATAAAAACTACGTTGTTGTTTGGTTTAGACTTTAGAGCGTAGCCAGCCAGCCTTAAAAATGCCGTTAGGAGCTTCGAGCAAAGCTAAACTATAGGTTTgcctaattttttatttttatttttttcattttcttaaatgtttagaaaatattttgggcCTCAAGGATTGGGTTAGTCTTAAGAAAGAGGCCCAAGCAACATGTTTCGGGTCCAGTCCAACTACATTAAGTTTCCAAATTGCCAAATAGCCCAATTTTCATCATTATTATCCACTGCCCCTTCTCTCTCCTTGCTACGGCGGGAGAAAACCCTAAGAACAGATTGAGAATTTCTTTTGCCTGCGACCTATTAATTTTGGTTCTTCAAAATTTCTATCTTCCGGAGATTTCTCTGGGAGTTCCGGAGCCATGGATACTCGCAAGAGAGGCAGAGGAGAATCTGGTCTGAATGGAAGTGAAGGTTTCAAGAAATCCAAGCCAGGTATTTGTTTAAGCTAATTTAATGGTTTAAAACTTTGTTTATATTGTTATGTATTTGCTTCAATATCAGTGTACTTTCATTAGACAGTGTTTATTCCGTGGTGTTAATGTGAACTAATTTTCTTAACTTTCCAAGATTTTCTTTTGAAATTGAGATAATTTTTCTCTGTGGGATTGATTGTTCCTTGTTGTTCTTTGTCGCTCTTTTACGGATAATTAGATAGATTATTTTGTGAACGCTACTATTCATGCTGGAACTTAAGttggttttttgtttttaaaggGATACTTTGCAGAGTAATTTATCAAGATAAGAATATTTATGCAGTTACTATTTAGATTTGCATTAATTGTTACTAGCATGTAGCTAGCTGTCAAACTTTCGCGATGAATAATGTGTTAGGTGTGAAGAATAAACAATGCTCTTGGAATTTAATGTTGCTAGTTTATAGCTATTTATTTAATGTGAGTAAATGGTTAGAATCAAAGAACTCTAACGAGAAAACGTAATGAACGTTTTTTGCAACAGAAATTGACTCCATATCAAGTGGTATAGGAAGCAAATCAAAGCCATGCACCAAGTTTTTCAGGTTCAAATCTTAACTTGCCTAATATAAAAGTTGAAATTCAAATGCTCTACAGTGTTGTGCAAGTTGTAAGAAATGTTTCATCTGTAATAAATGTTTCACCTTTTTCATTTACAAATAAATTTGTATTTGGTATCTGGAGTTTTTACTTGTAGCTCCACAAAATGAGTTCTAATGTCAGTATGTCACAACTTCCAAGCGTACTGATTTGTTTTTCGTACTGGCAAATATTAACCTACAGTTAGAGTGACTTTTTCTAGCAGATATTAACTTATTGTAATATAACTTTTTGGAAATTAGTCTTTTTGTATAGTAAAGATCTTGTCTCACCATTTGCGGTCTCATTATATTACTCTGATCGAACAACATCGTTTTAAACATGAAATACTTCCAACTATATTTCATTTGAAGTGGAGGGTATCTTTGGTGTCTTGTCAAATGCCTTGTGCTCGTCCAAAATTAACCAAAATATCGCTATATGACAAGCTTGAATAATAATTTAGTGATGGACAGGGAGATAGCAAAAACCCATTCTTGTAACAACTCACTTTAAATTTTTGTTGGGTGAAATGCATACCTTGAAATGTTAGAAGATAATCCTTGAAAGCTTATTCCAAAGTCAGTTGATTGAAGTATTCTCCATAAGCTTTTCATTTTCTGTTTTTCATATCTAGtataatttatgatttttccatGGAGTGGAAAGACAGGGTACAACATATTATAGGGTCAAAAGTGAATGAAGATGCATCCTTAGGGTTTTCATTTGAAATGCTCTATTTAAAGTAAGAAAACAGTCGCAAGGAAGGATCTAAAACTTGTTCCTAAATGTAACAAAATTGGAATGGGCCTTAGTCAATTTTGTTCAACTGAGTGGTGGTttcagagttttttttttttttttgccatttAAACtccattttaaattaatttgggCAGCCAGGGTCTGGTTGGCATTGTGCATTTTAAACTGGAATCTAAGTGGATCCCCTTCTTaccattttgttttgttttttgttcaTGCTGTCTGAgcatttatttattgtaaatattatATGCTTCTGGCTGACATTTGAACAATTTCCTATGACCTGGGATGGTTTTCTCAGGCTTTCTTAGTGTTTGTTGGTTTGGTGGTTGTGGTGGGGGGTAGGGTCGGGGTGTGGGCCTGTGGGGTGGGGGGCATCAAGCACTTGAATCTTgagttctaattttttttttttttgttctggaAGGTCCAATTCCGAATCTCTGATTTGAGCAAACTCTGTTGTGCAGCACTGCAGGTTGTCCATTTGGTGAGAACTGCCACTTTCTTCACTATGTTCCTGGTGGCTACAAGGCTGTAGCCCAGATGATGAACCTGGCTCCTCCTCCACCCACCAGAGCCATAACTGGAGCACCACCTGCTCAAAATGGGGCTGCTGCTTCTGGCCTTAAAACCAAAATATGCAACAGATACAACACTGCTGAAGGTTGCAGATTTGGGGACAGTTGCAACTTTGCTCATGGAGAGTGGGAGCTTGGCAGACCCATCAATGCATCTCAAGAGGATGGTCCTCGTGTAGTTGGAGCTATTTCAGGTGGTTACAGTGGTCGAACAGAGCA
It encodes:
- the LOC140891725 gene encoding enoyl-[acyl-carrier-protein] reductase [NADH], chloroplastic-like, with protein sequence MSATATATPRPSTQIVTQKSCFVYASHGISRSSIACFCNGKKGESWTKLRSVFHISATKSFSQVLGHNLSKSASQVVKAVPGASDKQPLPGLPIDLRGWTLFREKGIIAGVADDNGYGWAIAKSLAAAGAEILVGTWVPALNIFETSLRRGKFDESRGLPDGSLMEITKVYPLDAVYDCPEDVPEDVRTNKRYAGSSNWTVKEVAESVKQDFGTIDILVHSLANGPEVSKPVLETSRNGYLAAISASSYSFVSLVQNFMPIMNPGGATLSLTYIASERIIPGYGGGMSSAKAALESDTRVLAFEAGRKHNIRVNTISAGPLRSRAAKAIGFIDMMIDYSLENAPLQKELTADEVGNAAAFLASPLASAITGTVVYVDNGLNAMGVGVDSPVFRDLDIPKANKR